A part of Canis lupus familiaris isolate Mischka breed German Shepherd chromosome 4, alternate assembly UU_Cfam_GSD_1.0, whole genome shotgun sequence genomic DNA contains:
- the LOC106558669 gene encoding uncharacterized protein LOC106558669 isoform X3 encodes MSPFHTLPSTSNLPSPPRAARRALTNAIPSATPAVSKPPPTLVLGKPVSMSIMPEPPPLTTFPECRGFSDGIGWTWTQGSILRKRSPEELQMKRRMSHGARPGLPGQEQGCLRQPTPASARGLPGAPAHSHVACTGVAWSRCQNSPSFAGGPVSVEAQWPLLSVTFATSPEFCRNAPSHSHVSSLPLPLYWKALSAIALRLFFFFLF; translated from the coding sequence ATGTCACCTTTCCACACCCTCCCCAGCACCAgtaacctcccctcccccccacggGCTGCCAGAAGAGCCCTGACCAATGCCATCCCGTCAGCAACTCCCGCTGTGAGCAAACCTCCACCCACTCTGGTCTTGGGGAAGCCTGTTTCAATGAGCATCATGCCGGAGCCGCCTCCCCTAACCACGTTCCCAGAGTGTAGGGGTTTCAGTGACGGCATTGGGTGGACATGGACTCAGGGGTCCATCCTGAGGAAGCGGAGCCCAGAGGAGCTGCAGATGAAGAGAAGGATGTCCCACGGGGCCAGGCCCGGCCTTCCCGGCCAGGAGCAGGGCTGTCTCAGGCAGCCAACACCCGCGTCCGCCCGCGGCCTTCCGGGCGCCCCGGCCCACTCCCATGTCGCCTGCACGGGGGTCGCCTGGAGTCGCTGTCAGAACAGCCCCTCATTTGCTGGTGGCCCTGTCAGTGTAGAGGCCCAGTGGCCCCTCCTGTCAGTCACCTTTGCCACATCACCCGAATTCTGCCGCAATGCTCCGTCACACAGTCACGTTTCTTCTCTCCCACTGCCGCTGTACTGGAAGGCCCTTTCTGCTATTGCTCTccgtcttttctttttctttcttttttaa